In the Dehalococcoidia bacterium genome, GCTGATCGAGGACGGCTCCTGCCTGCAGATGGGCATTGGCGCGATCCCGAACGGCGTGCTCGCGGCGCTCCACGGCCACCGCCACCTCGGCATCCATACGGAGATGTTCAGCGACGGCCTCCTGGAGTTGGTAGAGCAGGGCATCGTTGACAACCAGGCCAAGAACTACCACCGGGGCAAGGTCGTCACCTCGTTCATCATGGGCACCCGCCGCCTATACGACTTCGTGCACGACAACCCGATGATCGAGATGCACCTGGTCAGCTTCACCAATGACCCCGTTATCATCGCCCGGAACGAGAAGATGGTGGCGATCAACTCGGCGATCGAGATCGACCTGACGGGCCAGGTCTGCGCCGACAGCATCGGCCACGTCTTCTACAGCGGCATCGGCGGGCAGACTGACTTCGTGCGCGGCGCCGCGATGTCGCGCGGCGGTAAGCCGATCATCGCTCTGCCCTCGACAGCCGCCTCGGGCGCCGTCTCCCGCATCGTACCCGAGCTGAAGCCGGGCGCCGGCGTCGTGACCAGCCGTGGCGACGTACACTGGGTGGTCACGGAGTACGGGGCCGTGAACCTCCACGGCAAGACGGTGCGCCAGCGCGCGGAAGCGCTGATAAGCATCGCCCACCCTGCCTTCCGGGAGGAACTGGCGGCCGCGGCCCGGCGCCTGTATCACACCGACTGAGGCCACGCAGTCCGCGCCGGCGTCATAGCGCGAGCGCGGCCCACCTGGCGGTTGCCCCTCGGCAACTGGCCGCCGCGCTCAACCCTGCCTGGCCTCGAGGACGCAAGAGGCAGGGCCGGTGGACCCTCCGGCCGGACGAGGCTTCCGGCTGCGAACACGAGGCGGGCTACAAGCCAAGCTTGCCGGGGCTGAGGATGCCCTGGGGGTCGAGAGCTGCCTTGAGGCGCCGCAGGACCTCCATGCCGGGTCCAAGCTCGCGGTCCATGAGGTGGGCGAGGCGGATGCCCGCGCCGTGGCAGTATTCCATCGAGCCGCCCAGGTCCTGGGCTGCCATCAGCAGGTGGTC is a window encoding:
- a CDS encoding acetyl-CoA hydrolase/transferase C-terminal domain-containing protein; amino-acid sequence: MPRSWPEEARSKTVSAEAALSRLQSGQRVYIQGGCATPQALVRALVARAADVRGVEIVHLHTEGPAPYTHPDLSASFRHNALFIGKNTREAVNAGRADYTPVFLSEIPGLFSDTLPLDLALVQVSPPDANGFCSLGISVDVAKPAAEAATTVIAQVNPLMPRTHGDSFLHVSQIDCLVPAEEPLLEFEPQAADETAHQIGAHVAALIEDGSCLQMGIGAIPNGVLAALHGHRHLGIHTEMFSDGLLELVEQGIVDNQAKNYHRGKVVTSFIMGTRRLYDFVHDNPMIEMHLVSFTNDPVIIARNEKMVAINSAIEIDLTGQVCADSIGHVFYSGIGGQTDFVRGAAMSRGGKPIIALPSTAASGAVSRIVPELKPGAGVVTSRGDVHWVVTEYGAVNLHGKTVRQRAEALISIAHPAFREELAAAARRLYHTD